A section of the Roseivirga sp. BDSF3-8 genome encodes:
- a CDS encoding response regulator transcription factor: MKPKILIVDDEPNILLSLEFLMKKNGYEVFIARDGSEALDILSQQTPEVILLDIMMPEVDGYEVCQQVKANPLMKDSKVIFLSAKSKESDISKGYDAGADLYMTKPFSTRELMSKVKELTPIKKT, encoded by the coding sequence ATGAAACCGAAAATACTGATAGTAGACGATGAACCGAACATCCTTTTGTCACTCGAATTTCTCATGAAGAAAAACGGGTACGAGGTGTTCATTGCCCGGGACGGCAGCGAGGCACTCGACATCCTCAGCCAGCAGACACCCGAGGTCATACTCCTGGATATTATGATGCCCGAAGTAGATGGCTACGAAGTCTGCCAGCAAGTAAAAGCAAACCCCCTCATGAAAGACAGTAAAGTCATCTTTCTCAGTGCTAAAAGCAAAGAGAGTGACATCAGCAAAGGCTATGACGCAGGCGCAGACCTCTACATGACCAAACCCTTCTCCACCCGGGAACTCATGAGTAAAGTAAAAGAATTGACCCCGATCAAAAAAACATGA
- a CDS encoding sodium:solute symporter family protein — MDVQTWTYILVGLSFALYIGIAIWSRAGSTKEFYIAGGGVPPLANGMATAADWMSAASFISMAGLISFMGYDGAVYLMGWTGGYVLLALLLAPYLRKFGKFTVPDFVGERYYSQTARQVAVVCAIFVSFTYVAGQMRGVGVVFSRFLETDVNTGVIIGMIIVFFYAVLGGMKGITYTQVAQYCVLIFAFMVPAIFISILMTDNVLPQLGFGGTLEDGTYLLDRLDSLHEELGFAAYTSGTKSTIDVFFITAALMVGTAGLPHVIVRFFTVPKVKDARISAGYALVFIAILYTTAPAVAAFARTNLINTVNGTAYSELPQWFRNWENTSLLAWVDKNGDGRVQYRAGNAVTGGKPEFASGQTGQSGQRVVTNADQSNANELFVDRDIMVLANPEIAELPNWVIALVAAGGLAAALSTAAGLLLVISTSIAHDMIKKAINPEITEKGELTAARLSAAVAVLIAGYFGINPPGFVAQVVAFAFGLAASSFFPIIIMGIFSKRMNKQGAIAGMISGITFTAIYIVYFKFMAPELNTPDNWLFGISPEGIGTLGMLINFVVAIIVSRMKPEPPQHVQDMVENIRYPRGAGEAVAH; from the coding sequence ATGGACGTTCAAACCTGGACATATATTCTGGTAGGGCTATCATTCGCCCTGTACATCGGCATAGCCATCTGGTCACGTGCCGGTTCCACCAAAGAGTTTTACATTGCAGGCGGAGGCGTGCCCCCCCTCGCCAATGGCATGGCCACCGCCGCAGACTGGATGTCAGCCGCCTCCTTCATCTCCATGGCAGGCCTTATCTCCTTCATGGGATATGACGGCGCCGTATACCTCATGGGCTGGACAGGAGGATACGTGCTCCTTGCCCTACTGCTAGCCCCCTACCTCCGCAAGTTTGGTAAGTTTACCGTGCCCGATTTTGTAGGAGAAAGATACTACAGCCAGACCGCCCGGCAAGTAGCCGTCGTTTGCGCCATATTCGTATCCTTTACCTATGTAGCCGGGCAGATGCGCGGCGTAGGCGTAGTATTCAGCCGCTTCCTCGAGACAGACGTCAACACCGGCGTTATCATCGGCATGATCATCGTATTCTTCTATGCCGTGCTCGGTGGTATGAAAGGCATCACCTACACCCAGGTAGCCCAGTACTGCGTACTCATTTTCGCCTTCATGGTCCCCGCCATATTCATCTCCATACTCATGACCGATAATGTACTGCCCCAGCTTGGTTTTGGCGGTACCCTTGAAGATGGTACCTACCTGCTGGACAGGCTCGACTCACTGCATGAAGAACTTGGCTTTGCCGCCTACACCAGTGGCACCAAAAGCACCATAGACGTATTCTTCATCACCGCCGCCCTCATGGTCGGCACCGCCGGGCTCCCCCACGTTATCGTTCGCTTCTTCACCGTGCCTAAGGTTAAAGACGCCCGTATCTCTGCCGGTTATGCCCTCGTTTTTATAGCCATATTATACACCACTGCTCCCGCTGTAGCCGCCTTTGCCCGTACTAACCTCATCAATACCGTTAACGGCACAGCCTACTCCGAGCTACCACAGTGGTTCAGAAACTGGGAAAATACCAGCCTTCTCGCCTGGGTCGATAAGAACGGCGACGGACGCGTGCAGTACAGAGCAGGGAACGCCGTCACCGGTGGCAAGCCCGAGTTTGCTTCAGGCCAGACCGGCCAAAGCGGACAGCGCGTAGTCACCAATGCCGATCAGAGCAATGCCAATGAACTGTTTGTAGACCGCGACATCATGGTGCTTGCCAATCCTGAGATTGCCGAGCTGCCCAACTGGGTCATCGCCCTCGTCGCTGCAGGAGGCCTTGCCGCCGCACTATCCACTGCCGCCGGCCTCCTCCTCGTTATATCCACCTCCATTGCCCACGACATGATCAAGAAGGCAATCAACCCCGAAATTACCGAAAAAGGGGAGCTTACCGCCGCCAGGTTATCCGCCGCCGTAGCCGTACTTATTGCCGGTTACTTTGGCATCAACCCGCCCGGTTTTGTCGCGCAGGTAGTCGCATTTGCCTTTGGCCTCGCCGCTTCATCATTCTTCCCCATCATCATCATGGGAATATTCAGTAAGCGAATGAACAAACAAGGCGCCATAGCCGGCATGATATCAGGCATCACCTTTACCGCCATATACATCGTATACTTTAAATTTATGGCCCCCGAGCTCAATACCCCCGATAACTGGCTCTTCGGTATTTCCCCAGAAGGCATTGGTACACTCGGTATGCTTATAAACTTCGTGGTCGCCATCATCGTCTCACGCATGAAGCCCGAACCGCCTCAGCATGTACAGGATATGGTAGAAAATATCCGTTACCCTCGCGGGGCCGGAGAAGCAGTTGCACACTAG
- a CDS encoding porin, whose translation MKKWYPPIALACLLTCTQVSLAQDEPALEVDESYAPLTVNLNESGSKYVRFIIWNQFWATATENNPGTITDPDDEQDDWTTDLALRRARILAYAQISPRFLILTHFGVNNQSFVAGGVDGTNKKPQLFFHDVWNEYMVIPDKLYVGTGLHYWHGVSRLTNASTLNFMTLDAPIFNWPTIELTDQFARQFGFYAKGKLGQFDYRIALNKPFAAGSLTSLNQNFAVNIPTDNWATAGYFMYQFRDQESNKLPYMVGSYLGTKSIFNIGAGFYHHPEASAIQEGLTIEQQDHSLFGVDVFYEEPTASGGGISIYSVYYNYDFGDNYLRNVGILAINGNNAQPTIGTGSIWYTQAGYAFPKNDIGGQFMPYATLTYKDFEALEESSFQYSAGLNYFISGHNAKVTIEYANRPYFVNGQKDSSLAQVILQTHIFL comes from the coding sequence ATGAAAAAATGGTACCCGCCTATTGCCCTGGCGTGCCTGCTTACCTGTACACAGGTTAGCTTGGCACAGGATGAGCCCGCCCTGGAAGTGGATGAGTCCTACGCACCCCTGACAGTAAACCTTAATGAGAGCGGCTCCAAGTATGTCCGCTTCATTATATGGAATCAGTTCTGGGCCACTGCTACTGAGAACAACCCCGGAACAATTACCGATCCCGACGACGAACAGGACGACTGGACTACAGACCTGGCCCTCCGCCGGGCGCGTATACTCGCCTATGCACAAATCTCCCCGCGCTTCCTTATCCTCACCCACTTTGGTGTTAACAACCAATCCTTTGTGGCAGGAGGTGTCGATGGCACCAATAAAAAGCCTCAGCTCTTTTTCCATGATGTGTGGAACGAGTATATGGTCATACCCGATAAGCTATATGTCGGCACCGGCCTCCACTATTGGCACGGCGTATCCCGCCTTACCAATGCATCCACCCTAAACTTCATGACCCTCGATGCCCCCATATTCAACTGGCCCACTATTGAGCTTACCGATCAGTTTGCTCGCCAGTTCGGCTTTTATGCCAAAGGAAAGCTCGGGCAGTTTGACTACCGGATAGCACTCAATAAACCGTTTGCGGCAGGTAGCCTAACCTCCCTTAACCAAAACTTTGCCGTCAACATACCCACCGACAACTGGGCCACGGCAGGCTACTTCATGTACCAGTTTCGAGACCAGGAGTCCAACAAGCTACCCTATATGGTCGGGTCATACCTCGGCACCAAGTCCATATTCAATATCGGGGCCGGCTTCTACCACCATCCCGAAGCCTCCGCCATACAGGAAGGCCTCACCATAGAGCAGCAGGACCATAGCCTGTTCGGCGTAGATGTATTTTATGAAGAGCCCACAGCCTCAGGCGGTGGCATATCAATATATAGCGTGTATTATAACTATGACTTTGGCGATAACTACCTGCGTAATGTCGGCATACTTGCCATAAACGGAAACAACGCCCAACCCACCATAGGCACCGGCAGTATCTGGTATACTCAGGCCGGTTATGCTTTCCCTAAAAATGATATAGGCGGTCAGTTCATGCCCTACGCCACCCTTACCTATAAGGACTTTGAGGCCCTTGAAGAATCCTCCTTCCAGTACAGCGCAGGACTCAACTACTTTATCAGCGGGCATAACGCCAAGGTCACCATAGAGTACGCCAACAGGCCCTATTTCGTCAATGGCCAAAAAGACAGTAGCCTCGCCCAGGTCATCCTCCAGACACACATATTCCTTTGA
- a CDS encoding DUF4212 domain-containing protein, giving the protein MNKDKMKAYWSKNLQYLLILLSIWFIVSYGAGILFADALNQIRLGGFKLGFWFAQQGSIYVFVVLIFVYVKLMNSLDKEFDVDEK; this is encoded by the coding sequence ATGAATAAAGACAAGATGAAAGCCTACTGGAGCAAGAATCTGCAATACCTGCTCATTCTTCTCTCCATCTGGTTTATCGTTTCATACGGCGCAGGCATCCTCTTTGCCGACGCCCTCAATCAGATCCGCCTCGGTGGCTTCAAACTAGGTTTCTGGTTTGCACAGCAAGGCTCCATATACGTATTCGTCGTGCTCATCTTTGTATATGTCAAACTCATGAACTCCCTTGATAAAGAGTTCGATGTGGACGAAAAGTAA
- a CDS encoding IS3 family transposase (programmed frameshift) — MKRLRRHFDKEFKQMAVELCDADKTAKEVAEELGIRSELVRRWCREFKQHGESSFSGQGNPTLSEDEKEIVRLKKELRDAQLERDNLKKGHKHFLQGRQQVYRFIKAFKAEYAVEKMCNVFQVSRSGYYAWCNRKPSNRAKARKGLQQEIRQIYTEVKGRYGSPKICAELQRNGRKASRPFVARLMRAERLKCIRSKKYRGYTTDSDHHYSIPDNHLNRDFTAARPAEKWVSDITYIWAGTKWLYLTTIIDLYDRKVIGWSLSTTLSVSETVMKAWQMAIKNRPIEKELIFHSDRGIQYASEAFTYELRKRSVIQSMSRKANCWDNAVAESFFRTLKSEMVYHTHFNNIMQAKRAVFEFIEVWYNRKRLHAALEYKTPEEYGNTNLPICA, encoded by the exons ATGAAGAGATTACGCAGACACTTTGATAAGGAGTTTAAGCAAATGGCTGTAGAGTTGTGCGATGCAGACAAAACAGCCAAAGAAGTAGCCGAAGAATTAGGGATTCGTTCCGAACTGGTCAGGCGCTGGTGCCGTGAGTTCAAACAACATGGAGAATCTAGTTTTTCCGGCCAGGGCAACCCTACTTTAAGTGAAGATGAGAAGGAGATAGTTCGGTTAAAGAAAGAGCTACGGGACGCTCAGTTGGAACGTGATA ATCTTAAAAAAGGCCATAAGCATTTTCTCCAAGGGAGACAGCAGGTTTACCGATTCATAAAGGCATTTAAGGCTGAATATGCTGTTGAGAAAATGTGTAACGTATTCCAGGTCAGCCGCAGCGGTTATTATGCCTGGTGCAATCGTAAACCGTCGAATCGGGCTAAAGCCAGGAAGGGATTACAACAGGAAATACGTCAGATTTATACCGAGGTAAAAGGAAGGTATGGAAGTCCGAAGATCTGTGCAGAATTACAGAGAAACGGCAGAAAAGCCTCCCGTCCTTTTGTCGCCAGGCTGATGCGAGCTGAAAGGTTGAAATGTATCAGGAGCAAAAAATACAGAGGTTATACAACAGATTCAGATCATCACTACAGTATTCCGGACAATCATTTAAATCGGGATTTTACCGCTGCAAGGCCGGCAGAGAAGTGGGTGTCAGATATAACCTATATCTGGGCGGGCACCAAATGGCTTTATTTGACGACTATCATTGATTTATATGACCGTAAAGTCATTGGATGGTCTTTGAGTACGACATTAAGTGTATCTGAGACGGTGATGAAAGCCTGGCAAATGGCAATTAAGAACAGGCCGATAGAAAAAGAACTGATCTTTCATTCAGACCGGGGGATACAGTACGCCTCCGAGGCATTTACTTACGAACTCAGAAAAAGAAGTGTTATCCAGAGTATGAGCAGAAAGGCCAACTGCTGGGACAATGCGGTAGCTGAAAGCTTCTTTAGAACTCTGAAATCGGAAATGGTATATCACACCCATTTTAACAATATCATGCAGGCTAAAAGAGCTGTTTTTGAGTTTATTGAGGTGTGGTATAACCGAAAGAGGCTACATGCCGCACTAGAGTATAAAACACCTGAAGAATACGGAAATACAAACTTACCTATATGTGCTTAA
- the acs gene encoding acetate--CoA ligase, with amino-acid sequence MAKGDNQTENVTPLNLQTRMSYRINSFEEYKEAYKKSVEDPEAFWSDIAENFQWRQKWDKVLEWDFEKPDVKWFLNGKLNITENCLDRHLKTRGNKLALIWEPNDPKEKFVRLTYKELHEEVCKFANVLKRNGAKKGDRICIYMPMIPELAIAVLACARIGAVHSVVFAGFSAQAIAGRVNDASCSMVITSDGLNRGAKQIPVKRVVDEAMEQCKTVEKIIVVERLGWAVNMVEGRDVWYHDELKQVSEKNCQAEEMDAEDMLFILYTSGSTGKPKGVVHSCGGYMVYADYTFRNVFQYDESDVYWCTADIGWITGHSYIIYGPLLAGATTMMFEGVPTYPDNGRFWQICDKHGVNQFYTAPTAIRALMAGDVDDVLSYSLDSLKTLGSVGEPINEEAWQWYHLHVGKEKCPIVDTWWQTETGGIMISPLAGITELKPAHATYPLPGVQPVLVDAEGNEIEGNDVEGHLCIKFPWPGMIRTTYGDHERCRQTYFSTYKGKYFTGDGAKRDKDGMYRIIGRVDDVINVSGHRFGTAEIESAINEHPKVVESAVVGYPHEIKGQGIYAYVITAEEVKDAETVRGEIIEKVVQMIGKIAKPEKIQFVSGLPKTRSGKIMRRILRKVAEGDTSNLGDTTTLLDPDVVDEIKAGAL; translated from the coding sequence ATTGCTAAGGGTGATAACCAAACAGAAAACGTAACCCCATTAAACCTTCAAACCCGTATGAGTTACCGTATTAATTCCTTTGAAGAGTATAAGGAAGCCTATAAAAAAAGTGTGGAAGACCCGGAGGCATTCTGGAGCGATATAGCCGAAAACTTTCAGTGGCGCCAGAAGTGGGACAAAGTACTCGAGTGGGACTTTGAGAAGCCCGATGTAAAATGGTTTCTCAATGGAAAGCTCAACATAACCGAAAACTGCCTCGACAGGCACCTCAAAACCCGCGGCAATAAGCTCGCCCTCATTTGGGAGCCAAACGACCCCAAAGAAAAGTTCGTGCGCCTCACCTATAAAGAACTGCATGAGGAAGTATGCAAGTTTGCCAATGTCCTCAAGCGCAATGGCGCTAAAAAAGGCGACCGCATCTGCATCTACATGCCTATGATTCCGGAGCTTGCCATTGCCGTACTCGCCTGTGCACGCATAGGAGCCGTCCACAGTGTCGTGTTTGCAGGCTTCTCCGCCCAGGCCATCGCCGGACGGGTAAACGACGCCTCCTGCTCCATGGTCATCACCTCCGATGGCCTCAACCGTGGCGCCAAGCAAATCCCCGTTAAGCGCGTCGTAGACGAAGCCATGGAACAGTGCAAAACCGTAGAGAAGATCATCGTCGTAGAACGCCTCGGCTGGGCCGTAAACATGGTAGAAGGCCGTGACGTATGGTACCATGATGAACTAAAGCAGGTGAGCGAAAAAAACTGCCAGGCGGAGGAGATGGACGCCGAAGACATGCTCTTTATTCTTTACACCTCCGGCAGTACCGGTAAGCCCAAAGGCGTCGTGCACTCCTGTGGCGGATACATGGTCTACGCCGACTACACCTTCCGCAATGTTTTCCAATATGATGAAAGCGACGTGTACTGGTGCACCGCCGACATCGGCTGGATCACTGGTCACTCATACATCATCTACGGGCCCCTGCTCGCCGGCGCTACCACCATGATGTTCGAAGGCGTACCCACATATCCGGACAACGGCCGCTTCTGGCAGATCTGCGATAAGCACGGCGTCAACCAGTTCTACACAGCACCCACCGCCATACGCGCCCTCATGGCCGGCGATGTAGACGACGTCCTCAGCTACAGCCTCGACTCACTCAAGACCCTCGGGTCAGTTGGTGAGCCAATAAACGAAGAAGCCTGGCAGTGGTATCACCTCCATGTAGGTAAAGAAAAATGCCCCATTGTCGATACATGGTGGCAAACAGAGACAGGCGGCATCATGATCAGCCCCCTCGCAGGCATCACAGAGCTCAAGCCCGCCCATGCCACCTACCCGCTACCCGGCGTACAGCCCGTACTTGTCGATGCCGAGGGTAACGAGATAGAAGGCAATGACGTTGAGGGCCACCTCTGCATAAAATTCCCCTGGCCAGGAATGATACGCACCACCTATGGTGATCATGAGCGCTGCCGCCAGACCTACTTCAGCACCTATAAAGGCAAGTACTTCACCGGTGATGGCGCTAAGCGTGATAAAGATGGTATGTACCGCATCATTGGCCGCGTAGATGATGTGATCAATGTGAGCGGACACCGCTTCGGTACTGCAGAGATCGAGAGTGCCATCAATGAGCATCCAAAAGTGGTCGAGTCAGCCGTAGTAGGGTATCCCCATGAAATAAAGGGCCAGGGAATCTATGCCTATGTCATTACTGCCGAAGAAGTGAAAGATGCAGAGACCGTTAGGGGAGAGATTATCGAGAAAGTTGTTCAGATGATCGGCAAGATTGCCAAACCCGAAAAGATCCAGTTCGTAAGCGGACTGCCAAAAACCCGCTCAGGCAAGATCATGCGCCGCATTCTCAGAAAGGTAGCCGAAGGCGACACTTCCAATCTTGGAGATACCACCACACTCCTTGATCCCGATGTAGTCGACGAAATCAAGGCCGGAGCGCTATAA
- a CDS encoding ATP-binding protein: MGKSLIIFFAFFYLALLFAIAWLAERRAKSGHSLVNNPYIYSLSLAVYCTAWTFYGSVGRAASSGLEFITIYLGPTLMAPLWWLVMRKIIRICRVNRITTIADLISSRYGKNVTLGGIVTAVCVLGIIPYISLQLKAISSSYTMLTRGSLQSAGASQIPFYADTAFFIALILALFIIFFGTRHVDATYKREGMVAAIAFESVFKLIAFLIIGVFVSYVAFDGVQDIFTQAASQPRLSRLFTLDQNNTSWLYMTLLSMVAILFLPRQFQVSVLENQNERHLQKAMWLFPLYLLIINLFVLPIAFGGSLLFQGRNVDADMYVLAIPMEMNQGSLALMTFLGGFAAATSMIIVSTIALSIMLTNNLIMPILVGMPYLKNYFREHLSFITVWSRRVNIIIVLLCAYAYYRGVADYFPLVSIGLISFAAVMQFMPAIIGGIYWKAGTKLGALTGILLGFGIWFYTLIIPTIVRARLLPQSIMSDGLFGIHSLKPYALFGLQYLDPISHCLFWSMLLNIGAYIYLSVYSTQSSKERNQAELFVDIFKYSANTESSVVWKGTAYTHDLRSLLHSFLGKGQTDKALATFSKRHTINMEAGTMADHRLVNYAEKLLAGAIGAAASRIMVASVVKEEEITMDEVYNILKESQQLMAVNKELIHKSKELKIATEKLQAANHRLKELDHLKDEFISTVTHEMRTPITSIRAFSEILHDTPDLGDREKDEFISTIIKETQRMERLINQVLDLERFDSGRQKLSLEPLDLNSLIHEAISSLNQVAREAGATVQTQLQANLPLVEADKDRITQVVLNLLSNALKFCPPDTGRVVVASYYRQGSIHVSVTDNGSGIDPESLPLLFDKFFQAKNQTTKKPKGSGLGLAISRKIIEHHEGQIWARSEIGKGSVFTFALPVVRERNKIAIE, from the coding sequence ATGGGGAAAAGCCTCATTATCTTCTTTGCCTTTTTCTACCTGGCCCTCCTCTTTGCAATAGCCTGGCTGGCAGAGCGCCGTGCCAAAAGCGGGCACAGCCTCGTCAATAATCCCTACATATACTCCCTCTCACTCGCCGTATATTGTACAGCGTGGACCTTCTACGGCTCCGTAGGCCGTGCCGCCAGCAGTGGCTTAGAGTTTATCACCATCTACCTCGGCCCCACACTAATGGCACCCCTCTGGTGGCTCGTCATGCGTAAGATCATACGCATCTGCCGCGTTAACCGCATTACCACCATTGCAGACCTCATCTCCTCCAGGTATGGAAAAAATGTCACCCTCGGAGGTATCGTTACCGCAGTGTGCGTACTCGGCATCATACCCTATATTTCCCTGCAGCTTAAGGCCATTTCCAGCAGTTACACAATGCTTACCCGGGGTAGCCTCCAGTCTGCCGGCGCCAGCCAGATACCCTTTTATGCAGATACCGCCTTTTTCATAGCCCTCATACTCGCCCTCTTCATCATATTCTTCGGCACCCGGCACGTAGATGCCACCTACAAGCGCGAAGGCATGGTAGCCGCCATAGCATTCGAATCCGTTTTTAAGCTCATCGCCTTTCTCATTATCGGTGTCTTTGTCTCCTATGTCGCATTCGATGGCGTGCAGGATATATTCACACAAGCCGCCAGTCAGCCACGCCTCTCCCGGCTTTTCACCCTCGACCAGAACAATACCAGCTGGCTCTACATGACCCTCCTCAGCATGGTCGCCATCCTATTCCTCCCCAGGCAGTTCCAGGTCTCCGTCTTGGAAAACCAGAATGAGCGCCACCTTCAGAAAGCCATGTGGCTCTTTCCCCTCTACCTGCTTATTATCAACCTCTTCGTGCTTCCCATAGCCTTTGGAGGCAGCCTCCTGTTCCAAGGCCGCAATGTAGACGCCGATATGTACGTCCTCGCCATACCCATGGAAATGAACCAGGGCAGCCTCGCCCTCATGACCTTCCTTGGCGGCTTTGCCGCTGCCACCAGCATGATCATCGTCTCCACCATTGCCCTCAGCATCATGCTCACCAATAACCTCATCATGCCCATCCTCGTAGGCATGCCCTACCTCAAAAACTACTTTAGAGAGCACCTCAGCTTCATTACCGTCTGGAGCCGGCGGGTAAATATCATCATCGTACTCCTATGCGCCTATGCCTACTACAGAGGCGTGGCAGACTATTTCCCCCTTGTCTCCATCGGCCTCATCTCCTTTGCCGCCGTCATGCAGTTCATGCCCGCCATCATCGGCGGCATCTATTGGAAAGCAGGTACCAAGCTCGGCGCCCTTACCGGTATCCTCCTTGGCTTCGGCATTTGGTTCTATACCCTCATTATACCCACCATAGTGCGCGCCCGTTTACTCCCCCAAAGCATCATGAGCGACGGCCTGTTCGGTATCCACAGCCTCAAACCCTACGCCCTTTTTGGCCTCCAATACCTCGACCCCATCAGCCACTGCCTCTTCTGGAGCATGCTCCTCAACATCGGCGCCTACATATACCTTTCCGTATACAGCACCCAGAGCAGTAAAGAGCGCAACCAGGCAGAGCTGTTTGTTGATATCTTCAAATACAGCGCCAACACCGAGAGCAGCGTCGTATGGAAAGGCACCGCATACACCCATGACCTCCGTAGCCTCCTCCATAGCTTCCTCGGAAAAGGACAGACAGATAAAGCCCTGGCCACATTCAGTAAACGCCATACCATCAACATGGAAGCCGGCACTATGGCCGATCATCGCCTTGTAAACTATGCCGAAAAACTGCTCGCAGGAGCCATAGGCGCCGCTGCCAGCCGTATCATGGTCGCCAGTGTCGTCAAAGAAGAAGAGATCACCATGGATGAGGTCTATAACATCCTCAAAGAAAGCCAGCAACTGATGGCCGTTAATAAAGAGCTCATTCACAAATCAAAAGAACTTAAAATAGCCACCGAAAAGCTCCAGGCAGCTAACCACCGCCTCAAAGAGCTCGATCACCTCAAAGACGAGTTCATCAGCACCGTCACCCACGAGATGCGCACCCCCATCACCTCCATCAGAGCTTTTTCAGAAATACTACACGATACCCCCGACCTCGGAGACCGGGAGAAAGATGAGTTTATCAGCACCATAATCAAGGAAACCCAGCGAATGGAGCGGCTCATAAACCAGGTGCTCGACCTCGAAAGGTTTGACTCCGGCAGGCAAAAGCTAAGCCTCGAACCTCTGGACCTCAACAGCCTCATCCATGAAGCCATAAGCTCCCTTAATCAGGTAGCCAGAGAGGCAGGAGCCACCGTACAAACCCAACTGCAGGCCAACCTCCCCCTGGTTGAGGCCGACAAGGACCGTATAACCCAGGTCGTGCTGAACCTCCTCAGCAATGCACTCAAGTTTTGCCCACCGGATACCGGCCGTGTAGTAGTAGCCAGCTATTACCGCCAGGGGAGTATCCATGTGAGCGTAACAGATAACGGAAGCGGTATTGACCCGGAAAGCCTGCCGCTCCTTTTTGATAAGTTTTTTCAGGCAAAGAACCAGACCACCAAAAAACCGAAAGGCAGTGGGCTCGGTTTGGCCATAAGCAGGAAGATCATAGAGCATCACGAAGGCCAAATATGGGCCCGTAGTGAAATCGGTAAAGGCTCCGTCTTTACATTTGCCCTTCCTGTGGTTAGGGAAAGAAATAAGATAGCGATCGAATAA